Genomic segment of Thermus thermamylovorans:
GATCCACACCCACACCCCCCTCACCCTGGGGGTCTTCGGCCTCCGGATCGCCCGGAACAAGGGCTTGCCCCACGTCTCCACCTTCCACACCCACTACGAGAAGTACGCCCACTACGTGCCCGGCCTGGCCTTCCTGGACAGGTACACGGGCATCGTGCCCCGGCTGGCCAAGGCCTTTTACAACCGGGTGGAGGTGGTCATCGCCCCTACAGAACCCGTGCGGCTCCTGGCGGAGAGCTACGGCATAGAAAGGCCCATCCGGGTGATCCCCACGGGGATCGACAACCGCCTCCTGGAGGAAGCACCCCTTCCCTCCCCCGCTCCCTGGCCCGAGGGCCGGCGCCGCCTCATCACCGTGGGCCGCCTGGGGAAGGAAAAATCCTTCGACGTGGTCCTGAGGGCGGTGGCGGAGCTGGCCAGGGAAGAGGACGCCTTCCTGGTGCACATCGGGGAAGGACCCGAGCTCCCCAACCTCCAGCGCCTGGCGCAGGAGCTTGGGGTCCGGGATAGGGTCCGCTTCCTGGGCCCCGTCCCCTACCGCAGGATCGGGGGCTACTACCGCATGGCGGAGCTCTTCCTCTTCGCCAGCGAGACGGAAACCCAGGGGCTCGTGGTCTGGGAGGCCCAGGCCATGGGGGTGCCCGTGGTGGCCGTGGGGGCGGAAGGGGTGCTGGAGGGGGTAGAGGAGGGAAAGACGGGGTACCTGGTGCCCCCTAAGGACTTCCGGGCCCTGGCGGAAAGGGCACAGGAACTCCTAAGGGACGAGGAGAAGCGTAGACGCATGAGCCTCCAGGCCCGGGCCTGGGCCATGGAGCGCTCGGCGGAGCGCATCGCGGAAAGGATCGTGGCGGTGTACGACGAGGCGGGCGAGATCCTGCGCGTGGAGCCCAAACGGCTCATCTTTCCCTTCCCCCGCCTTCCCCGAAGTACCCTCGAGGATCGCCCAGGAGGTTTCTAGCCTGACGCAGGAGGAACCGCCCCCAGCCCCCCTTGAGCCTGCGGGCCGAGGTAAGGACCCGGGCCTCGGGCACGTAGCGCACCGGGCCCAAGCCCTTGAGCCTCCACCCCAAAAGGACGTCCTCCCGGGCCTCCACCTCGGGGAAGCCGCCCACCTTTAGAGCCGCTTCCTTCCTGACCATCATGTTGGCTCCCGCCAGGTTGGGACGGCCCAGGAGGGCCACGAGGTTCAAAAAAGCCCGGTAGCCCCACTCGGAAAGGGCGGCTTCCCAGGGGGAAACCCCGTAAAAGCGCAAGGGGCCGTAAAGAGCCACCGCCCCCTCGGCCCTCCGGGCCAGCGCCTGAAGCCAGGTGGGGGTGGGCCGGGAGTCGGCGTCGGTCATGGCCACCCACTCCCCCCGGGCGGCCAGGAGGCCTGCCTGGCGGGCGTGGGCCACCCCCCTCTTCCCGCAGTGGACCACCCGCACCCCGAAGGCCGCCGCCACCTCCCCCGTGCGGTCGGTGGAGGCGTTGTCCACCACGATCACTTCCAAAGGGGAAAGGCTTTGCCCGAGCACCGCCTCCAGGCATTGCGGCAGAAGGGCCTCCTCGTTGCGGGCGGGGATTACCACGCTGATGCGCACGGGTATACTTTAGCGTGTTTCGCTACCTGCCCTGGTCCCGGGAGGGCTTGGGCCTTTTTTTGCGCCTGATCGTGGCGGTAGGCCTCATGGAGGGGGTACGAAGCGGTTTTTTCGCCGGTCTGCTTCCCTTTTACGCTCCTGAGTACCTAGGGCTGGGCCCCGCAGCCTTCACCCTGGCCTTCACCTTCCACCACCTGGCGGACAACCTCTCCAAGAGCCTCGGCGGGCTTCTGGCCGAGCGGGTCGGGCTGGGGCGGGTCCTGAGCCTGGCCGCCTCAGCGGGCCTTGCGGTCCTTCTCTTCATGCCCAACGTCCAGGCCCCCTGGCAGCTTTGGGCCCTGGCCCTTTTTTGGGGCCTCTCCGTCTCCACCCTCTACCCCGGTCTCATGACCCTGGCCAGCCGCATCGCCGTACCCGGCCGCGAGGCCCGGGCGCTTTCCTTCACCCTGACCCTGGTGATGCCCTGGATCGGGGTGGGCCTGGTGGGGGTGGGGCAGGTGGCGCAAAGGGACCCGGAAGGGGCCCGCCTCCTCCTCCTCCTGGCCCAGGGAGGAGCCTTGCTCCTCCTCCTCAGCCTCCTCCGCCTGCGCATACCCTTGCCCCAGAGGCGGCGGGAAGCCTATCCGTGGGGGCGCCTCCTCTACTTCCTGCCCGCGGCCTTTGGCCAGACCTTCGCCCCGGCCCTGGTCTCCCTGTTCGTCCTGCGCTTCGGCATGGAGCGGTTCGGCCTGGAGCCCCTCTACCTGGGGGGGCTGCTCTTCCTGGGCGGAGGGGTGGCGGCCCTCCTTTTACCCCTTACGGGAAGGCTGGTGGACCGTAGGGGCTACCGCCTGGCCCTGGTGGGAGGGCTTTTCCTCCTGGGCCTGGTCATGCTCCGGCTGGGCCTCACCGCCCGCCTGGAGGAAGTGGTCCTCCTGGCCCTCCTGGGAGGCCTGGGCTACAGCCTCTTCCTACCCGGGTGGAACGGTTTCCTGGCGAGGAACCTGCCCCAGGAGAACCGGGCCGCGGTCTGGGGGGGGCTCATGACCGTGGAGGGCTTCGGGGTGGCCTTGGGCCCAGCGGCGGGCGGGATTCTTTGGCAACTTTTGGGCATCCACGCCCCCTTTCTTGCTGGGAGCGCGGTCCTGTTGGGCCTGGCCCTTTTCTATGCCCTAGCCTTCTGGAGGATGCGGTGGAGCTAGCCCTGGTCCTGATCCTCCTGCTCTACGGGGCCTCGGACCTCCTCTTCCGCTTCCTGGGCCTGGGGGCCTACGCCCACGGCTCCCGGCGGAAACCCTTGGTGGCCCTCACCTTCGACGACGGCCCCTCGGAGCACACCGAGGCCCTCTTGGCCCTCCTGCGGCGGCACGGGGTGAGGGCCACCTTCTTCCTCACCGGGGAGCGGGCCAGGACCCGCCCGGAGCTGGTGGAGGCCCTACGCCGGGAAGGCCACCAGGTGGAGGACCACGGGGAGTGGCATGGGGTCTGGCGAATCCTCCTCCCCTGGTGGGAGTGGCAGCAGATGAGCCGGAACCCCGGGCGCTACTACCGCCCCCCCCACGGCCTTCACACCCCCTTCACCCGTCTGTTCGCCCGCCTGTCGGGCAAGCGCATCGCCCTTTGGGACCTGGAAGCCAAGGACTGGCTGGAGCTGCCCCCGGAGGCCCTGGCGGAAAGGCTCCTCTACTACCTCCGCCCCGGGTCCGTCGTCCTCCTCCACGACGGCCCCGGGCGCACCCTGAGGGTTTTGGAGCTGGCCTTGCCCCGGATGCTGGCCCTGGGCTACCGCCCCGTCACCCTGGAGGCCCTGGCCCCTCGGCCCCTCACCTTCCGCCTGGCCCTGATCCGCGCCCTCCAGGGGTTCGAGGAGCGATACAACCGCCGCCACGGGGTGCGGCGGGCGGGCCTGGGCCCCTTCGACCTCTTCCGCCTGGAGAAGCTGCCCTTCCCCGGCCCCGATCTCCCCGGGCTTCCCCGGGGGGTTCCCGCCTTCGCCCTGCACCTGGAGAGCCAGCGCCTCATGGAGCTCACCCCCTTCGAGGCGGTGCGCCGCCTGCGG
This window contains:
- a CDS encoding MFS transporter, producing MFRYLPWSREGLGLFLRLIVAVGLMEGVRSGFFAGLLPFYAPEYLGLGPAAFTLAFTFHHLADNLSKSLGGLLAERVGLGRVLSLAASAGLAVLLFMPNVQAPWQLWALALFWGLSVSTLYPGLMTLASRIAVPGREARALSFTLTLVMPWIGVGLVGVGQVAQRDPEGARLLLLLAQGGALLLLLSLLRLRIPLPQRRREAYPWGRLLYFLPAAFGQTFAPALVSLFVLRFGMERFGLEPLYLGGLLFLGGGVAALLLPLTGRLVDRRGYRLALVGGLFLLGLVMLRLGLTARLEEVVLLALLGGLGYSLFLPGWNGFLARNLPQENRAAVWGGLMTVEGFGVALGPAAGGILWQLLGIHAPFLAGSAVLLGLALFYALAFWRMRWS
- a CDS encoding polysaccharide deacetylase family protein — translated: MELALVLILLLYGASDLLFRFLGLGAYAHGSRRKPLVALTFDDGPSEHTEALLALLRRHGVRATFFLTGERARTRPELVEALRREGHQVEDHGEWHGVWRILLPWWEWQQMSRNPGRYYRPPHGLHTPFTRLFARLSGKRIALWDLEAKDWLELPPEALAERLLYYLRPGSVVLLHDGPGRTLRVLELALPRMLALGYRPVTLEALAPRPLTFRLALIRALQGFEERYNRRHGVRRAGLGPFDLFRLEKLPFPGPDLPGLPRGVPAFALHLESQRLMELTPFEAVRRLRQSLGKVAELVAQDPEVRLVYGYSYLAGGGKALGLKAAPLPLPVRLLNGLASAWFLWLYRGELPRPTRPLTQMAYLSREELLALYPPSTPASPPPVPGEGQSPPP
- a CDS encoding glycosyltransferase encodes the protein MRISVVIPARNEEALLPQCLEAVLGQSLSPLEVIVVDNASTDRTGEVAAAFGVRVVHCGKRGVAHARQAGLLAARGEWVAMTDADSRPTPTWLQALARRAEGAVALYGPLRFYGVSPWEAALSEWGYRAFLNLVALLGRPNLAGANMMVRKEAALKVGGFPEVEAREDVLLGWRLKGLGPVRYVPEARVLTSARRLKGGWGRFLLRQARNLLGDPRGYFGEGGGRER
- a CDS encoding glycosyltransferase family 4 protein; amino-acid sequence: MRLYRVGLFTDVYFPNPNGVSTSVYLLLRELRRMGHEAWVVAPHHPEAPEGEEGVVRVPSLAYPFYEGHQIALPSARHLPTGFELIHTHTPLTLGVFGLRIARNKGLPHVSTFHTHYEKYAHYVPGLAFLDRYTGIVPRLAKAFYNRVEVVIAPTEPVRLLAESYGIERPIRVIPTGIDNRLLEEAPLPSPAPWPEGRRRLITVGRLGKEKSFDVVLRAVAELAREEDAFLVHIGEGPELPNLQRLAQELGVRDRVRFLGPVPYRRIGGYYRMAELFLFASETETQGLVVWEAQAMGVPVVAVGAEGVLEGVEEGKTGYLVPPKDFRALAERAQELLRDEEKRRRMSLQARAWAMERSAERIAERIVAVYDEAGEILRVEPKRLIFPFPRLPRSTLEDRPGGF